The genomic stretch GCGTTGCAAAGGAATCCAATGTGAAGGCAGCAATTCAGAGCATGGTAGCTGCTGCTGACGGTGATGACATAATTGCCTTTGTCTCTAGCGGACATGGGACCACTATTTCGGGAATGCAGGTGCTCTGCATGTGGGACATGAATGCGGGCGAGAACGGCGAGGACGGTGTCATCACGGACATAGAGCTGAAGAACCTGTTTGCTTCGGCAGTTGCTAAGGTCTTCATCTTCCTTGACCACTGCAATAGCGGAGGCATGAATGAAATCATGAGCAACAGCAATGCTGCAAATGTTTACATGACAACCACCTGCGGGCCAAGGGGCTATGGGTATGATGTGCCAGAGTACCAGAACGGCAAATGGACATACTGGTTCCTTGAGAAAGGCCTCATCGGACAGGGCTTTACCACGATGGAATCATGCTTCAGCTGGGCATACACCCAGTACAATGCACGCGGACAGGATGCTCCAATGCAGTTTGACGGCAACACCGCAGTGAACTTCACCCTCTAAACCTTTTTATAATTTTTTATTTTTGTGTGATGGAAAGGGATATTAGCACGAGGATATTTGGTAAAGCGGTGAAATTGAATATGGGAACTAAAGTGGAAGCTATAACAAACGTCCTTAAAGAATTGGGAGGGGTAGCAACATTAGATCAAATCTATAACAACATAGAAAAATTCTACCCTGCAGCTAAATCTAGTAGGGAGTGGAAAGCTGGAATTAGAGGTGTTATAAATAGAGAACTCGGACACAATAGAAATTTTAAAAGAATAGGTCTGGGAATATACGCGTTAAAAGAGTATGTGGAAGAACCGAAACCTACCATGCGAGAAAAGGAAAGGATGCATCCCTATATTGAAGGAATTTGTTTGACGATTGGGAAATATAAGGGATTTCATGTTTACACTCCAGATAAATTCGCGTTGTTCAAGGATAAGATCTTTTTGAAAGACCTTGTTACATTACCAGATGTGCCCCCTTTTACATATCCAGAAATAATTGAAATTATCAAGAAAGTAGATGTGATTTGGTTCAACAAAGAGGGTTTTCAATTCCCAGTGTATGCACTTGAAGTAGTGGACTCAATTAACACTCTTTCAGAAGCTTTAAACAGATGTTTGCAATTGTTGTATTTCAACACTAATTTCTTAATAATTGGTCCTCCCCATTACCGAAAGAAGGTTTTAGCGAAATTAGAGAAAGAGCCATATTTACAATTTAAGGAAAGGTTTGACTATAAAGATTATGATCTGGTCATCCAGTTATATGAAAGTTCAGTTAGACAGGACAAACTTGAGGAAGAATTTTTCAGGCATTCGATAGGAGGAGGAAAGTTATGTGTGCAATCATTGTGAAAGCATATATGGTTGAAGTGAAGCAAAAGGACTTTGTTTTACTCCGAGGGAGATTAAGAAGCACGGCTGAAGACGAAGAAAATATGATAGTGAATATGGAGGAATTAAGGAGTGCTTTTTATGAAATGGACACAGAGATTGAGGGTACAACGCAGAGGTTTTTAGAAGAGCTTATGGAGAAAATACCAGAAAATGTGGAGTACGTCTGGTTTCACTTATAAAATGAAAAATTCCCACATCCTCTTTTACTCTCTTTTTACAAATCCCATTCGGGCACAATGTCGCAGCTCTTGCATCGCAGGCACATTGTTTCCATGTCGGGTTTTAGCCCAGATTTTATCAGAATTTTCTTTTGTGCCTCAGCCATCTGAAGGAGGGAAAGCGGCGAAATGGAACCTCTGCCACGCACAAGCCTGAGGTTGGGAATAACACCCATGAAAGCAAGTTTTTCAATTCCATCAAGTAAACCCTCTTGGCTTTCGCCCAAACCCACAAGCACATTTGTTGTCACTTTTCCTTCTCCGAAAACCTTCACTGCATGCTCAAGCAGAGATAGTGTGTCTCGAAGGAATACAGGACATTCTCTCTCCAGCACGTGCTTATCAAACGAATGAATGTTTATCTTTATTTCAGTTGCACCTGCTTCATGCAATTCTTCAATCTGTTTCTTCTGGCTCACAAAAGGTTCCACACCTATTGGCATGGAAAATTCTTTTCTTGCTGCTTCTACAAACGCTTTCATCAGTTTCACATCTACATCGTTCTCTCCAACGCCAGAAGTCACTGCAATGCTGCGAATTTCTCCTGCTTTTCTTCGCATCAGCTCAACATATTTCTCAACGCACACAACATGCTTGCTTCCATACGGGAGATTGCAAAAACTGCAGTTGTATTGGCACCAATCGAGAAGGTTGAAAAATGCCATCTCTGGCGCATGAAAAACTGGCTTGAGGAAAGATATTGCTGTAACTTTTTTTTCGTTCTCAAACAGAAAAAATTTTCCGTTTTCCTCAGCAACTCTGAACTGCGAAGCCCCAATGCCCAACTTTACTCTGTGCCTCCCGAATTCCATAAAAACGGTTTTTTGCTCACCGTGTGGTCCAGCAACATCTCTGCAGACATACCCGGGGGGAAGTTTTGCCTCAAGTTTTACATTCCCAGCACAGAGCAGCGTTGCTTTCAACAGGGCATCAGACATATTTCCACTTTGTGCCATCCGCAGTGTCTTCTATTTCCACACCTAAGTTCCTCAAGCTCTCCCTTATTTTGTCCGCTGTAGCCCAATCCTTTCGCTTCCTGGCGTCAGTTCTCAACTCAACAAGCAATTCAATGAATTTGTCTGCTGTCCCTTCCTTCTCGAAATCAATCCCAAGGATGTTAGAAACTTCATCAAAGAAATGTAGAGCTAATGCAAGCGAGTTCATATCCAGCTTTTCCAACTTTTCATTGAGTGCTGAAACAAGTTCAAAAAGGACAGCAATTGCCTCCCTCGTGTTGAAATCCTCGTCCATTCTCTCAATAAATTTCTGGCGAAAGTTCTCCACATCTACAACTTCAGTTCCAAACTCCCCTTTTTCAAGGGCAGTAAGAATGTTAGTATAGCAAGTCCGCAATCGCTTCAGGGCGGCCTTTGCTTCGTCAAGGGCAGCATCAGAAAAGTCAATGGGTGAGCGGTAGTGGGCGTATGCAATGAAAAAGCGAAGCACATCGGGCTCGTATCTTGCAAGCACCTCACGAATTGTGAAGAAATTTCCAAGGCTCTTTGACATCTTTTCCTTGTTGATTGTGAGAAATCCATTGTGCATCCAGTATTTTACAAATTGCTTGCCTGTGTATGCCTCTGCCTGCAGAATCTCGCACTCATGGTGCGGGAACACAAGGTCCAGTCCTCCACCATGAATGTCAAAACTCTCGCCCAGGTATTTGATGGACATGACAGAGCATTCAATGTGCCATCCTGGCCTTCCATTCCCCCATGGACTTTCCCAGAAAATCTCGCCTTCCTTTGCTTTTTTCCATAACGCAAAATCCCAGGGCTCCTGCTTATCCTCGTTGACTTCGAGCGTTTTCATGTTTTCAAGGGACTGTTTTGAGAGCTTCCCAAACTCTTTTGCTTTTTTAACACTGAAATACACGCTGCCATTTGACTCATAGGCATAGCCATCGGCAACAAGCTTCTGAATTGTTGAAATTATTTCTGGAATGTGCTTTGTCACCCTTGGGTAGTGTGTAGCTGGCTTAACCTTCAGTTTGTGCATATCTTCAAAGAAGGCAGAGATAAATTTCTCTGCAAGTTTTCCCGGTTCAACCCCCGTCTCA from Thermoplasmata archaeon encodes the following:
- a CDS encoding caspase family protein yields the protein MLQRKLFVFGTGVLVLALAFSVIALPATAQPVNEKAIVGGSYAPLKKPTPPPPPPPPPSPGDGIVKRYAVVVGISDYKAISDLSYCDEDANDWYSYLNAHGYTVKVYGDHTSTYLRFDGVAKESNVKAAIQSMVAAADGDDIIAFVSSGHGTTISGMQVLCMWDMNAGENGEDGVITDIELKNLFASAVAKVFIFLDHCNSGGMNEIMSNSNAANVYMTTTCGPRGYGYDVPEYQNGKWTYWFLEKGLIGQGFTTMESCFSWAYTQYNARGQDAPMQFDGNTAVNFTL
- a CDS encoding radical SAM protein, which codes for MSDALLKATLLCAGNVKLEAKLPPGYVCRDVAGPHGEQKTVFMEFGRHRVKLGIGASQFRVAEENGKFFLFENEKKVTAISFLKPVFHAPEMAFFNLLDWCQYNCSFCNLPYGSKHVVCVEKYVELMRRKAGEIRSIAVTSGVGENDVDVKLMKAFVEAARKEFSMPIGVEPFVSQKKQIEELHEAGATEIKINIHSFDKHVLERECPVFLRDTLSLLEHAVKVFGEGKVTTNVLVGLGESQEGLLDGIEKLAFMGVIPNLRLVRGRGSISPLSLLQMAEAQKKILIKSGLKPDMETMCLRCKSCDIVPEWDL
- the cysS gene encoding cysteine--tRNA ligase: MLRIYNTLSQEIEPFEPIEKEHVRMYVCGPTVYDYCHVGHARSYVCFDIIRRYLEFKGYRVTFVQNFTDVDDKIIARANETGVEPGKLAEKFISAFFEDMHKLKVKPATHYPRVTKHIPEIISTIQKLVADGYAYESNGSVYFSVKKAKEFGKLSKQSLENMKTLEVNEDKQEPWDFALWKKAKEGEIFWESPWGNGRPGWHIECSVMSIKYLGESFDIHGGGLDLVFPHHECEILQAEAYTGKQFVKYWMHNGFLTINKEKMSKSLGNFFTIREVLARYEPDVLRFFIAYAHYRSPIDFSDAALDEAKAALKRLRTCYTNILTALEKGEFGTEVVDVENFRQKFIERMDEDFNTREAIAVLFELVSALNEKLEKLDMNSLALALHFFDEVSNILGIDFEKEGTADKFIELLVELRTDARKRKDWATADKIRESLRNLGVEIEDTADGTKWKYV